A genome region from Chryseobacterium sp. G0186 includes the following:
- a CDS encoding 2OG-Fe(II) oxygenase yields MEKIELHPQIFLIEEFLTEAECNEYIALSQGKTFEEAKINVGGRQLMSKGVRNNDRLMIFDNQLAEDLFNKAVEFLPQDHENAKILNFNEMFRVYKYAPGQQFKMHRDGSYIRNENEKSFYTFLIYLNDDFEGGETEFENLFTITPKKGTALIFYHPLRHEGKTLISGLKYVLRTDVMYSCK; encoded by the coding sequence ATGGAAAAAATAGAATTACACCCACAGATATTTCTCATTGAGGAATTTCTCACAGAAGCAGAATGTAACGAATATATTGCCTTATCCCAAGGTAAGACTTTTGAAGAAGCAAAGATTAATGTAGGAGGGCGGCAGCTTATGAGTAAAGGAGTAAGAAATAATGACAGACTCATGATTTTTGATAATCAACTTGCAGAAGACCTATTCAATAAAGCAGTTGAATTTCTCCCACAGGATCATGAAAATGCTAAAATTCTGAATTTTAATGAAATGTTCAGAGTGTACAAATACGCTCCGGGACAGCAATTTAAAATGCACAGAGACGGAAGTTATATCAGGAACGAAAATGAAAAAAGTTTCTATACATTTCTCATTTACCTGAATGATGATTTCGAGGGCGGTGAAACAGAATTTGAAAATTTATTTACCATAACACCCAAAAAGGGAACAGCATTGATCTTTTATCATCCCTTAAGACATGAAGGGAAAACACTCATCAGCGGATTAAAATATGTTTTGAGAACAGATGTAATGTACTCCTGTAAATAA
- a CDS encoding NADAR family protein, whose protein sequence is MKYTLQNIKDRFQKKERIKFLFFWGHTVKDEITKSCFSQWFPGKFEEDGIIYKTAEHYMMAGKARLFNDSETLKEILQASTPNQVKSLGRKVKNFDPKLWDENKYEIVKNGNLLKFSQNKKFKDFLLSTNDKILVEASPYDTIWGIGMLETDPRAENPLLWNGENLLGFVLMEVRDELRG, encoded by the coding sequence ATGAAATACACTTTACAAAATATTAAAGACAGATTTCAGAAAAAGGAAAGAATAAAATTTCTTTTCTTCTGGGGACACACGGTTAAAGATGAAATCACCAAGTCATGTTTTAGCCAATGGTTTCCGGGTAAATTTGAAGAAGACGGAATTATTTATAAAACAGCAGAGCACTATATGATGGCTGGAAAAGCAAGATTATTTAATGATTCTGAGACCTTGAAAGAAATTTTACAAGCTAGTACCCCAAATCAGGTTAAAAGTCTGGGGAGAAAAGTAAAGAATTTTGATCCGAAGCTTTGGGATGAAAACAAGTATGAAATTGTAAAAAACGGGAATCTTTTAAAATTTTCCCAGAACAAAAAGTTTAAGGATTTTCTTCTATCAACAAATGATAAAATTCTGGTAGAAGCAAGCCCATATGATACAATCTGGGGAATTGGAATGCTGGAAACAGATCCAAGAGCAGAAAACCCCTTGCTATGGAATGGAGAAAATTTATTAGGATTCGTTCTGATGGAAGTAAGGGATGAACTGAGAGGGTAA
- a CDS encoding NUDIX hydrolase has translation MGSPKKLQDIKVAVDAVIFGYFDKEDLQILLIKRNIEPFKGGWALPGGLVLDDENLDDAVKRELHEEAGIKPDFLEQLYTFGNVGRDPRNRVVSVAYLGLVNPSYHELFADSDADDAQWFSVNKLPSVAFDHKTIIDIALKRLRTKIQYQPIGFNLLNEEFPFSDLENLYKTIVGQEIDRRNFRKKIMSYGLLNETNNVKKEGSGRPGKLFTFNQEKYKELEEQGFYFEIK, from the coding sequence ATGGGCTCACCAAAAAAATTACAGGATATAAAAGTAGCAGTAGATGCAGTTATCTTCGGATATTTTGACAAAGAAGATCTGCAGATTCTTCTAATCAAAAGAAATATAGAGCCTTTTAAAGGGGGATGGGCACTTCCCGGAGGTTTGGTTTTGGATGATGAAAATCTGGATGATGCTGTCAAAAGAGAACTCCATGAAGAAGCGGGCATTAAACCCGATTTTTTGGAACAACTCTATACATTTGGTAATGTTGGCCGAGACCCTCGAAATAGAGTGGTTTCCGTGGCTTATCTGGGGCTTGTTAACCCTTCTTACCATGAGTTGTTTGCAGATTCTGATGCAGATGATGCACAATGGTTCAGTGTGAATAAGCTTCCTTCCGTTGCTTTTGACCATAAAACCATCATTGATATTGCATTAAAAAGGCTTCGTACCAAAATTCAATATCAGCCAATCGGCTTTAACCTTCTTAATGAAGAATTTCCCTTTTCCGATCTGGAAAACCTTTATAAAACAATAGTTGGACAGGAAATAGACCGTAGAAATTTCCGAAAAAAAATAATGAGCTATGGATTGCTTAATGAAACCAACAACGTGAAAAAAGAAGGAAGCGGGAGACCAGGAAAGCTTTTTACCTTTAATCAGGAAAAGTATAAAGAATTGGAAGAACAAGGATTTTATTTCGAAATTAAATAA
- a CDS encoding DUF1579 domain-containing protein, with the protein MKNLLAILSFAFLLTACEKGKTTTANNSNPSDSATAKSEWKPVDSAAATKAWMEFATPGEMHKMLAKFDGNWTGATSMWMDNSGKASTSTSECTNKMIFDGRYQVSNYKGNFMGMPFEGMSIMGYDNAKKKFVSTWIDNMGTGLMRAEGDWNPTKKSIDFKGKMTDPSQPGKECDVREVYTFTDENNHMLEMFGPDPKTGKEMKTMEIKFTRKK; encoded by the coding sequence ATGAAAAATTTACTAGCCATTCTTTCTTTTGCCTTTTTATTAACGGCCTGTGAGAAAGGGAAGACAACAACTGCCAATAATTCTAACCCATCAGACTCTGCCACTGCAAAATCTGAATGGAAACCCGTAGATTCTGCTGCAGCTACAAAAGCCTGGATGGAGTTTGCTACCCCTGGAGAAATGCATAAAATGTTAGCCAAATTCGATGGTAATTGGACTGGCGCTACAAGTATGTGGATGGACAACAGTGGGAAAGCGTCTACAAGCACATCGGAATGCACGAATAAAATGATTTTTGATGGACGATATCAGGTAAGTAATTATAAAGGAAACTTCATGGGAATGCCTTTTGAGGGAATGAGTATCATGGGATATGATAATGCAAAGAAGAAATTTGTGAGTACCTGGATTGATAATATGGGAACGGGATTAATGCGTGCTGAAGGAGATTGGAACCCTACTAAAAAATCAATTGACTTTAAAGGTAAAATGACTGATCCCAGCCAACCCGGAAAGGAATGTGATGTAAGAGAAGTTTATACTTTTACTGATGAGAATAACCATATGCTGGAAATGTTTGGTCCCGATCCTAAAACAGGAAAAGAAATGAAAACAATGGAGATAAAATTTACCCGTAAAAAATAA
- a CDS encoding T9SS type A sorting domain-containing protein — protein MKKIYLLSGLLCSALFYSQSLVGGLNSGGVSGENLIHTVGEIYVVPTNPDEQNSGTLGVLSQTVLTVLGVNEVITNQEKVNVYPNPTADYITISVSSKTKPKEVSIYDMSGKLVSQKEIKDNRIDLSFLTKGVYMLMFKNLELKPVKIIKK, from the coding sequence ATGAAAAAAATCTACTTGCTTAGCGGGTTATTATGCTCTGCTTTGTTCTATTCTCAGAGTCTTGTGGGAGGGCTCAATTCCGGCGGAGTATCCGGTGAGAATCTTATTCATACCGTTGGAGAAATTTATGTGGTGCCTACCAATCCTGATGAACAAAATTCTGGAACACTCGGAGTATTATCTCAGACTGTACTCACTGTCTTAGGTGTTAATGAGGTTATTACCAACCAAGAAAAGGTAAACGTTTACCCCAATCCAACTGCGGACTATATCACCATAAGTGTTTCATCAAAGACAAAACCGAAAGAGGTTTCGATATATGATATGTCAGGAAAACTGGTTTCTCAAAAGGAAATTAAAGACAATCGGATAGACCTTTCTTTCTTGACTAAAGGAGTTTATATGCTGATGTTCAAAAATTTAGAATTAAAACCTGTAAAAATTATAAAAAAATAA